A single genomic interval of uncultured Sphaerochaeta sp. harbors:
- a CDS encoding aminoglycoside phosphotransferase family protein — MQISEYKLRQVINHFAIEGSLASIEVNKEGHINSTFFTTFTNEGSVQKYTHQRINTLVFKQPVALMENVSLVTSHIRSKLSGHYDNVEQRCLRVIPTRSGDNVYVDEDGGYWRTYQFIDHVKTFKTIANAEQAYLLGEAIGNFQLQLSDFDGKLLHETIPHFHDMRLRYEQLQEAILMNHNNRIELVGAELEYLMENKERGYILWDKLQEERLPVRVTHNDTKINNVLFSLDGKEALCIIDLDTVMPGTILFDTGDMIRTATTTAEEDATDLSIVHCDTSLHHALLEGYFSKADFLTPLERSLVVESGRNITQIMAVRFLTDFLNGDRYYHIDRENQNLDRARNQIALMQDMDSKWQTLSQGV, encoded by the coding sequence ATGCAGATTTCAGAATATAAGCTCCGCCAAGTTATCAATCATTTCGCCATTGAAGGTTCCCTGGCTTCCATCGAGGTCAACAAGGAAGGACATATCAACTCCACGTTCTTCACCACCTTCACGAATGAAGGAAGTGTCCAGAAATATACCCATCAACGAATAAACACCTTGGTGTTCAAGCAGCCGGTTGCCTTGATGGAGAATGTCAGTCTGGTTACCTCACACATACGATCAAAGCTATCCGGTCACTATGACAATGTTGAGCAACGGTGCCTGCGTGTCATACCTACCCGTTCTGGGGACAATGTGTATGTTGATGAGGATGGGGGGTATTGGAGAACTTACCAGTTCATCGATCACGTAAAAACCTTCAAGACGATAGCAAATGCAGAACAAGCATATCTCCTGGGTGAGGCCATTGGCAACTTCCAGTTGCAACTATCGGACTTCGATGGAAAACTGTTGCATGAAACCATTCCTCACTTCCATGATATGCGCCTACGCTATGAGCAACTGCAGGAAGCGATACTAATGAACCATAACAACCGAATAGAGCTAGTAGGAGCTGAACTAGAGTATCTTATGGAGAACAAGGAACGAGGATATATCCTCTGGGACAAACTGCAGGAAGAAAGACTTCCTGTACGGGTAACCCATAATGACACGAAAATCAACAATGTGTTGTTCAGCCTCGATGGGAAAGAAGCGCTCTGTATCATTGACCTTGATACCGTGATGCCTGGAACCATCCTTTTCGATACCGGAGATATGATCAGGACGGCAACCACAACAGCTGAGGAGGACGCCACTGATCTTTCCATAGTACACTGTGACACCTCACTCCACCATGCTTTACTGGAAGGATACTTCTCAAAAGCTGACTTCCTTACCCCGCTTGAACGATCTCTGGTGGTCGAATCAGGAAGAAATATCACCCAGATCATGGCAGTACGATTCTTGACGGATTTTCTCAATGGCGATCGCTACTATCATATTGATCGGGAGAACCAAAACCTTGATAGAGCGAGGAACCAGATTGCCCTCATGCAGGACATGGACAGCAAGTGGCAGACACTATCACAAGGAGTATAG
- a CDS encoding DUF5107 domain-containing protein, with the protein MTSIKSGTFKANAALPNGANPLPSFRDPKHDALVRVKPQVSSEYTALMGLDCGKRSLPYQIQDRYDRNREEQDIPAIIMENDYLKATFLPTLGGRLISLFDKENDRELLYCNTSLQACNLSNLDAWFAGGIEWNIGQYGHAFTTCSDVFASIQKDEEGVQFLRLFEYERCKGLWWHIDFHLGDTSRLLYAHSHIHNLSSERKSLYYWTNTAVPVTDKTRVLASSNEALYLDPYAKNNTRLFGHMNMPQMEIYEDIDSSYPNQFKASNEYFFLCEKSPMPWECAIEGDGSGFFEASTPPLSYRKMFCWGSHAGGKRWQRYLSGDSEAEYIEVQSGLAPSQLHGSYLEAQSSICWTQAFGSLDISPQEAHSPQYEIAMQAAEDTIRLIIDEKRLRAMHQTCLKASERSPEILLNKGSGWGFVEQKAQNLSLPVAFHFGMDSIKDQELPYLGLITEGKLPVMNPNSRPLSAPPCSDTWKAIFMAALRNPCLTIQESATLNHYLGIIHLEQEEVSYAQTCWLKTMENLPNAWTARNLAQLEIRRGEVEEALRWYSIASNLSGFKADPAIAEEYCALLVAEQKTAKAQMLFQDIPSTWMDSSEALRITRAKLAIQEKNAPLIKRLVFDREIGHIREGDTPLNSLWISYQSILYSEVHPEVSEDEIAKIVKERYPIPQAFNFMMFRE; encoded by the coding sequence ATGACTTCAATTAAGAGCGGCACATTCAAGGCAAACGCAGCCTTACCTAATGGAGCCAATCCTCTTCCTTCCTTTAGAGACCCCAAACACGATGCCCTCGTAAGGGTAAAACCACAAGTTTCTTCTGAGTATACTGCTCTTATGGGCCTTGATTGCGGCAAGCGTTCTCTTCCCTACCAAATCCAAGACCGCTACGATAGAAACCGGGAAGAGCAAGATATTCCAGCAATCATCATGGAGAACGACTATCTCAAGGCAACCTTTCTCCCGACGCTTGGGGGAAGACTCATCAGTCTGTTCGACAAAGAAAATGACAGAGAACTGCTCTATTGCAATACGAGTCTCCAAGCTTGCAACCTTTCCAATCTTGATGCATGGTTTGCAGGAGGCATTGAGTGGAATATAGGCCAATATGGGCATGCCTTCACCACCTGCAGCGATGTATTTGCCTCGATTCAGAAAGATGAGGAGGGTGTGCAATTCTTGCGTCTCTTTGAATATGAGCGATGCAAGGGTCTTTGGTGGCATATCGACTTCCACTTGGGAGATACTTCCAGGCTATTGTATGCCCATAGCCATATCCACAACCTTTCCAGTGAGCGAAAATCCTTGTACTACTGGACAAATACTGCAGTACCAGTCACAGATAAGACACGCGTTCTTGCAAGTAGCAATGAAGCACTCTATCTGGATCCCTATGCAAAGAACAACACCCGACTCTTCGGACATATGAATATGCCCCAAATGGAGATCTACGAAGACATTGATTCCTCGTACCCGAACCAGTTCAAGGCATCAAACGAGTATTTCTTTCTTTGCGAAAAGAGCCCAATGCCATGGGAGTGCGCCATTGAAGGGGACGGCAGCGGCTTCTTTGAAGCTTCTACACCACCCTTGTCCTACAGGAAAATGTTCTGCTGGGGGAGTCATGCAGGGGGCAAGAGGTGGCAACGCTACCTTTCTGGGGACAGTGAAGCTGAATACATCGAGGTCCAAAGTGGCTTGGCTCCAAGTCAATTGCACGGCTCATATCTGGAGGCACAGAGTTCAATCTGCTGGACGCAGGCCTTCGGGTCTTTGGATATATCCCCACAAGAAGCCCACAGCCCACAATACGAAATTGCCATGCAGGCAGCAGAGGATACTATTCGTTTGATCATAGACGAAAAGAGACTCAGAGCTATGCATCAAACATGCCTCAAGGCAAGTGAACGCAGCCCTGAAATACTATTGAACAAAGGAAGCGGCTGGGGGTTTGTTGAGCAAAAGGCCCAAAACCTCTCACTACCGGTAGCGTTCCACTTTGGAATGGACAGCATCAAGGATCAGGAACTTCCATATCTTGGCCTGATAACAGAAGGTAAACTGCCGGTTATGAATCCCAATAGCCGACCTCTCAGTGCTCCTCCATGTTCCGATACGTGGAAAGCAATATTCATGGCTGCATTGAGAAACCCTTGCTTGACTATCCAAGAATCGGCCACCCTCAATCATTACCTTGGAATCATCCATTTGGAACAAGAAGAGGTATCATATGCCCAAACGTGTTGGCTTAAGACAATGGAGAATCTTCCAAACGCCTGGACCGCAAGAAATCTTGCACAACTGGAAATCAGAAGAGGTGAAGTGGAGGAAGCTCTTCGATGGTACTCCATCGCAAGCAACCTCTCTGGTTTTAAGGCTGACCCCGCTATTGCAGAAGAGTATTGTGCACTCTTGGTTGCTGAACAGAAAACCGCTAAAGCCCAGATGCTATTCCAGGATATTCCCTCCACTTGGATGGATTCAAGTGAAGCATTAAGAATTACCCGTGCAAAACTGGCTATTCAGGAGAAGAATGCCCCGCTCATCAAGCGTTTGGTCTTTGACAGGGAGATAGGGCATATCCGAGAAGGGGATACACCCCTGAACAGCTTATGGATCTCCTATCAATCCATCCTCTACAGTGAAGTACATCCTGAGGTATCCGAGGACGAAATAGCAAAGATTGTCAAGGAACGTTATCCAATTCCACAAGCCTTCAACTTCATGATGTTTAGGGAATGA
- a CDS encoding EAL domain-containing protein: MRIMQRHCMVVGSVFFLALLTSLYYTRFILSLSFALLFLISMSIGFLISGKTGPWGFSNRSLTRWLKSHQANLDSVFCLYVSIHARGVFQSCVDRQELEVVYTRCTQELMGYFGVGNVQRMTHDEFAILRDFPSSTEADEKEKVEYQTIVCQTITDRINGLLGSMDTSRLPPFAVTVGCASSGLRYKMDTLEQLVDLAYVTEETARKSRKKFLVADEVIRARKLDIDECKQGFLTEGWEEEFNPFFQPVIDSASLSVVGAESLARWQLGGFRVLSAQVFRDVACELHHITTIDLTIISKTFSIIRRMMMARIIPYTFKTVINVSDESLEKGFAKRMFFLAEQHGLHPSQIEFDIKDSALAFPESLLVIKELRETGFRVSLDVFTETAFDLQALVRADFDIIKLDFRAFSPQLQQVYAALKEAAEKGDVEILAKGIENKVVLDAAMALGCTYVQGNYFTQPIPESTFEVFMKKYQQGLDLGSSLG, encoded by the coding sequence ATGAGAATCATGCAACGTCACTGTATGGTAGTTGGAAGTGTCTTCTTCCTCGCACTATTGACCAGTCTCTATTACACAAGATTTATTCTCAGTCTCTCCTTTGCCCTGCTATTTCTCATCAGTATGAGCATTGGGTTCCTGATTTCCGGAAAAACAGGACCCTGGGGATTTTCCAATAGGTCGCTTACAAGATGGCTGAAAAGTCATCAAGCCAATTTGGACTCGGTGTTCTGCCTCTACGTTTCCATACATGCAAGAGGGGTTTTCCAATCCTGCGTTGATCGTCAGGAACTGGAAGTGGTGTATACTCGTTGTACGCAAGAGCTTATGGGCTATTTTGGGGTGGGGAATGTCCAGAGGATGACTCATGATGAGTTTGCCATACTCCGGGATTTTCCCTCATCAACCGAAGCCGATGAGAAGGAGAAAGTTGAGTACCAGACCATCGTATGCCAAACCATCACAGACCGCATCAATGGATTGCTCGGTTCCATGGATACGAGCCGGCTACCACCATTTGCGGTAACCGTTGGGTGTGCCTCCTCTGGTCTACGGTATAAGATGGATACCCTTGAGCAACTTGTCGATCTGGCTTATGTCACCGAAGAGACAGCAAGGAAGAGTCGCAAGAAATTCCTTGTAGCTGATGAAGTGATACGAGCAAGAAAACTGGATATAGATGAATGCAAACAGGGATTCCTGACTGAAGGATGGGAAGAGGAGTTCAATCCATTCTTCCAGCCGGTCATCGATTCTGCTTCCCTCTCCGTCGTGGGTGCTGAGAGTTTGGCAAGATGGCAACTTGGAGGCTTCAGGGTGTTATCAGCCCAGGTGTTCAGGGATGTAGCTTGTGAATTGCACCACATTACGACCATTGATTTGACCATTATATCGAAGACGTTTTCAATCATTCGTCGCATGATGATGGCGAGGATAATTCCCTATACCTTCAAGACGGTAATCAATGTGAGTGATGAAAGCCTGGAGAAGGGATTTGCAAAACGAATGTTCTTTCTGGCGGAGCAGCATGGATTACATCCCTCCCAGATAGAGTTTGATATCAAAGACTCTGCCTTGGCATTTCCTGAATCCCTATTGGTGATCAAGGAACTGCGAGAAACTGGATTCAGGGTTTCCCTTGATGTCTTTACTGAGACGGCGTTCGATCTTCAAGCATTGGTGAGAGCAGATTTTGATATCATCAAGCTGGATTTCAGGGCTTTCTCTCCTCAGCTGCAACAAGTATATGCGGCATTGAAAGAGGCAGCAGAGAAGGGAGATGTTGAAATTCTTGCAAAGGGAATTGAAAACAAGGTTGTTCTCGATGCTGCCATGGCACTTGGATGTACGTATGTGCAGGGTAACTATTTTACGCAACCCATTCCTGAATCAACATTCGAAGTGTTCATGAAGAAATACCAACAGGGTCTCGACCTAGGTTCTTCACTCGGTTAG
- a CDS encoding rod shape-determining protein, with the protein MAITIRKQEKETKSVVGKNIGIDLGTANILVYVEGEGIITNEPSVIAFDYETNEVLATGTMAANMIGKGHHGIKIVSPLNQGVISDIEATKKLIEISLHKIENINIDITESTLLLCCPSEVTQLERDSFMDLGNKLGVKDVFIEQEVKAGAIGSGLDIFSSNGSMIIDIGGGSTDIGVLSLGDIVVSESNRIAGNYFDSEIMDHMQYKHGLLIGKKTAERIKVEIGSLRQKIESPKETWVSGRDVVTGLPKKITIHENEIRDVLVKPFESIATMVLKVLQNTPPELSSDIIVNGIYVSGGGAMIDGVDEFLHRKVGMDFHISKRPMTAVVDGTKLLLKNRGSYFVKPTD; encoded by the coding sequence ATGGCAATCACCATTCGAAAACAAGAGAAAGAGACAAAAAGCGTTGTTGGGAAAAATATTGGAATAGACTTGGGTACCGCAAACATCCTTGTTTATGTTGAAGGAGAAGGAATCATCACGAATGAACCTTCGGTAATCGCATTTGACTATGAAACCAATGAGGTGCTGGCTACAGGAACCATGGCAGCCAACATGATCGGAAAGGGTCATCATGGTATCAAGATAGTCAGTCCGCTGAACCAAGGTGTCATTTCAGATATCGAGGCAACCAAGAAGCTCATCGAGATCTCCCTGCATAAGATTGAGAACATCAATATCGATATCACAGAATCAACGCTTTTGCTCTGCTGTCCTTCTGAGGTAACTCAGTTGGAGCGGGACTCATTCATGGACCTTGGCAATAAGCTTGGGGTCAAGGATGTATTCATTGAGCAGGAAGTGAAAGCTGGAGCAATCGGGTCAGGCCTTGATATCTTCAGCAGCAATGGATCGATGATCATTGATATTGGGGGAGGATCCACAGATATAGGTGTACTCTCCTTGGGCGATATTGTGGTGTCTGAGTCCAATCGTATTGCAGGTAACTATTTTGATAGTGAGATCATGGACCACATGCAGTATAAGCATGGACTGCTGATCGGAAAGAAAACTGCAGAGCGGATCAAGGTAGAAATCGGTTCCTTGCGACAGAAGATTGAGAGTCCGAAGGAGACCTGGGTAAGTGGACGGGATGTAGTTACCGGACTTCCCAAGAAAATTACGATACATGAGAACGAAATCCGTGATGTTCTGGTCAAGCCATTTGAATCAATTGCCACCATGGTATTGAAGGTACTGCAGAACACCCCGCCTGAGCTCTCTTCCGATATTATCGTGAATGGAATCTACGTCAGCGGAGGAGGAGCAATGATCGATGGTGTTGATGAGTTCCTCCATCGTAAGGTTGGTATGGATTTCCACATCTCCAAGCGTCCCATGACGGCAGTGGTTGATGGAACCAAGCTTTTGCTGAAGAACCGGGGAAGCTATTTCGTAAAGCCAACCGATTAA
- a CDS encoding rod shape-determining protein, with amino-acid sequence MSAAMVHDKLGLGIDLGTANLLVFLEKKGIIFNEPAVIAFDRESGKIVAAGEDAHRMLGKVHSKIAVIKPLKNGVISDMRAAKALLTYVLGKIENLTEKDLSKTTCVICCPSEVTKIERDVMADLAAKMKITDVFIEEEIKSGALGAGVDIFKSKGVMVVDIGGGTTDVGIISFGDIVLSRTIRKAGSFMDDEISKYVKKTQSVEIGELTAEKMKIELGDLHVDAKNVVNRYAGRDMVKGIPKWVMLSTQEVQTVLTPVFDEIVKLITGVLKDTPPELSADIYKHGILLTGGCAMIRGIEEYIKERIQVPVKVVQNPLTCVAEGTKYLLKNRGDYLVNPLQL; translated from the coding sequence GACAAACTTGGGTTGGGAATAGATCTCGGAACCGCAAATTTATTGGTGTTCCTTGAAAAGAAAGGAATCATATTCAATGAACCTGCAGTAATTGCGTTTGATAGAGAATCCGGGAAAATCGTAGCGGCTGGAGAGGATGCCCATAGAATGTTGGGTAAGGTCCACTCCAAAATTGCAGTGATAAAACCATTAAAGAATGGTGTTATCTCAGATATGCGTGCAGCAAAGGCTTTGTTGACGTATGTGCTTGGAAAGATTGAGAATCTCACAGAGAAAGACCTCTCAAAGACAACCTGTGTAATCTGTTGTCCGTCTGAAGTGACAAAGATTGAACGCGATGTTATGGCTGATCTTGCAGCCAAAATGAAGATCACCGATGTGTTCATCGAGGAAGAGATCAAGTCTGGAGCACTGGGCGCCGGGGTGGATATCTTTAAATCCAAAGGGGTGATGGTTGTCGATATTGGAGGAGGTACTACGGACGTCGGTATTATTTCTTTCGGTGATATCGTGCTTTCTCGAACCATACGAAAAGCTGGAAGTTTCATGGATGATGAAATCTCCAAATACGTGAAAAAGACCCAAAGCGTTGAGATCGGAGAACTAACAGCCGAGAAAATGAAGATTGAATTGGGTGACTTGCATGTAGACGCAAAAAACGTCGTGAATCGGTATGCAGGAAGAGACATGGTGAAGGGAATTCCCAAGTGGGTCATGCTTTCAACCCAGGAAGTCCAAACGGTATTGACGCCAGTATTTGATGAAATCGTAAAACTTATCACTGGAGTGTTAAAGGATACCCCACCCGAATTATCTGCAGACATTTATAAGCATGGCATCCTACTCACCGGTGGATGTGCCATGATCCGTGGGATTGAGGAGTACATAAAGGAACGGATTCAGGTTCCTGTGAAAGTGGTCCAGAACCCGCTTACTTGTGTTGCAGAAGGTACTAAGTATTTACTGAAAAACCGCGGAGACTATCTCGTTAATCCGCTTCAACTGTAG